In Rhineura floridana isolate rRhiFlo1 chromosome 12, rRhiFlo1.hap2, whole genome shotgun sequence, a single window of DNA contains:
- the ZNF703 gene encoding zinc finger protein 703 has protein sequence MSGGSPAGSNARTSPNSSGGKSVAAAVAATTTASSSAQSPGAACPALSHLPPGDPLRQANRLPIRVLKMLSAHSGHLLHPEYLQPLSSTPVSPIELDAKKSPLALLAQTCSQIGKPDPPPASKLNSGTSAGLAGPDKEPGSRTAASALKQLGDPPTEDKSSFKPYSKGGGGDPRKDGGGGPPGQAGPGAEKTGFRVPSAACPPFPPHGAAGAATASSCSTASSPGGSRGSSPQHADCKGPEDKKELEIAAKTSPDVAQGAGGSRAGSGASSVEPGAHGEAASGRKSEPPTLASGHVAPVSPYKPGHSVFPLPPSSIGYHGSIVGAYAGYPTQFVPSLDPTKPSLVSSQLPGALGLPGKPPSSSPLTGASPPSFMQGLCRDPYCLSYHSASHLGTSNCSSCVHDPGSLKSGYPLVYPTHPLHTALSSSATPSLPGHPLYTYGFMLQNDGLPHICNWVSASGPCDKRFATSEELLAHLRTHTTLPGAEKLLAGYPTSGLGSAASCHLHLPPTAPGSPSSLPGSLSLRSPHTLGLSRYHPYGKSHLPTAGALPVPSLPAAGPYYSPYALYGQRLTSASALGYQ, from the exons ATGAGCGGTGGTTCGCCCGCTGGATCTAACGCAAGGACATCGCCCAACAGCAGCGGAGGGAAGAGCGTGGCCGCCGCCGTAGCAGCAACAACCACCGCCTCTTCTTCAGCCCAGTCTCCGGGAGCTGCGTGTCCGGCGCTCTCGCACCTGCCCCCGGGGGACCCCCTGCGCCAGGCGAACCGGCTTCCCATCAGGGTGCTGAAGATGCTGAGCGCCCATAGCGGACACCTCCTGCACCCGGAATACCTGCAGCCCCTCTCCTCCACGCCCGTCAGCCCTATCGAG ctgGACGCCAAGAAGAGCCCTCTGGCGCTGCTGGCGCAAACCTGCTCACAGATCGGGAAGCCGGACCCGCCGCCCGCCTCCAAGCTCAACTCCGGCACTTCCGCCGGGCTCGCCGGGCCGGACAAGGAGCCAGGCAGCCGCACGGCGGCCAGCGCCCTCAAGCAGCTGGGCGATCCGCCCACCGAGGACAAGTCCAGCTTCAAGCCTTATTCCAAAGGCGGAGGCGGAGATCCGCGTAAGGACGGCGGCGGCGGCCCGCCGGGCCAGGCCGGGCCGGGGGCGGAAAAGACCGGCTTCCGGGTCCCCAGCGCCGCCTGCCCACCTTTCCCGCCGCATGGAGCGGCAGGCGCCGCCACCGCCTCCTCCTGTTCCACCGCCTCTTCCCCGGGCGGCTCGAGAGGCAGCTCTCCGCAGCACGCGGATTGCAAAGGCCCGGAAGACAAGAAGGAGCTGGAGATTGCAGCCAAGACCAGCCCCGACGTCGCGCAAGGGGCCGGGGGAAGCCGAGCTGGCAGCGGAGCCAGCAGTGTGGAGCCTGGAGCTCATGGGGAGGCCGCTTCTGGGCGCAAGTCGGAGCCTCCGACCCTGGCCTCAGGCCACGTGGCTCCGGTGTCCCCTTACAAACCAGGACACTCTGtgtttcctttgcccccctctagTATCGGCTACCATGGCTCCATCGTCGGGGCCTACGCTGGCTACCCCACCCAGTTTGTGCCCAGCTTGGATCCTACCAAGCCCAGCCTGGTGAGCAGCCAATTGCCTGGAGCCTTGGGGCTACCAGGcaagccccccagctccagccctCTGACGGgggcctctcccccttccttcatgcaAGGATTATGCCGCGACCCCTATTGCCTGAGCTATCACAGCGCCTCCCACTTGGGCACCAGCAACTGCTCCAGCTGCGTGCATGACCCGGGCAGCCTGAAAAGCGGATATCCGTTGGTGTACCCCACGCACCCCTTGCACACTGCCCTGTCCTCCAGTGCCACACCCAGCCTGCCTGGCCACCCGCTCTACACATATGGCTTCATGCTTCAAAACGACGGCCTGCCCCACATATGCAACTGGGTGTCTGCCAGCGGACCCTGTGACAAGAGGTTTGCCACCTCGGAGGAACTGCTGGCCCACTTACGGACCCACACAACTTTGCCCGGGGCGGAAAAACTCCTGGCTGGCTACCCCACCTCTGGGCTAGGGTCTGCAGCATCTTGCCACCTGCATCTCCCGCCCACCGCCCCAGGGAGCCCCAGCTCGTTACCGGGATCCCTGTCTTTGAGAAGCCCGCACACCTTGGGACTCAGTCGATACCATCCATATGGCAAGAGCCATTTGCCCACAGCCGGGGCATTGCCAGTGCCCTCTTTGCCCGCGGCCGGACCCTACTACTCTCCATATGCCCTTTATGGCCAAAGACTAACCTCAGCCTCGGCACTTGGATATCAGTAA